One window of Leopardus geoffroyi isolate Oge1 chromosome B3, O.geoffroyi_Oge1_pat1.0, whole genome shotgun sequence genomic DNA carries:
- the LOC123582599 gene encoding 40S ribosomal protein S29-like — protein sequence MGHRQLYQSHLRKEEIWPGFSPCHICSHQYCVIWQYGLSMCRQCFHQFSKDIGYIKLD from the coding sequence ATGGGTCACCGACAGCTCTACCAGAGCCAtctgaggaaagaggaaatttggCCAGGGTTCTCACCTTGCCACATCTGCTCACACCAGTACTGTGTGATCTGGCAATATGGCCTCAGTATGTGCCGCCAGTGTTTCCATCAGTTCTCAAAGGATATAGGCTACATTAAGTTGGACTAA